In Plasmodium vivax chromosome 14, whole genome shotgun sequence, the genomic window ggcGCGCTTTGGGCAAAttcgagaaaaaaaaataacttcctCTGTTCTGATAGCAGACGCAGATCAAAAGGAAGCGGCATTTTCCCGAATTCTTCtaagttcctttttttaacgctGAGGGAAATTCCTGCACAGTTTTATCTCGTCTACTTTTCTTATAAACACTTGGTTGTGCTAAAGTTAACACAATTTGAATCTTATGGGGGTAAAACATTGTCAACATAGTggtttttacatttttcttccagccctttttttttccatttaatgCAGCCacaattcgtttttttcaacGTTGTGCAAAATTTACAAAGTAAAAACTATCCTCTACCAATGGGAGAGTAATTCCTTTCTTTTGTTCCAtgaaaagttttaaaaaaatgtgaattacCATGAGCTCTGGTGGCGATTTTCCTCGCGTACACCGTGCGTATAATtgtctatatatatatatgcacatctAATTTTCTGTAACTTTGAATAACCTTTCCGCCCTGCCGGAATTTACGTGTACATATATCTACATGCTTACGTGTGTATACCTGCACAAACGCAACTACGCCACGTCatccaaataaattttaattttataaaatttaagcaGGAATgaacaacaaaataaaaggataaaacaaaaaagcaaaaaaaaacaaaaaaatgtaactttAAAACCACGCTACGCGCTTTTCTTCCATCTTGTGTTCTCCCACTATCTTCTCCTTCTAAATGTGCAAAGTtccaaatttattaaaaaaaaagaattacattttattctACCTTCGATCgaacaacaaaaaaggagccctaagaaaagttttaaattgttattttGATTTGTGTTACGTagattgggaaaaaaaaaaaaaaaaaaactctttttctgcttaaTTAGGCGTACAATATTCCtcatgtatatttttcatttgctatcttttttttcatcattgaAAAGGTTCTTTTGAAAAACATCAGCAGGTCTTCTCCATATTTCCCCCACTTGGTGgtatgtttatttatttatttatttatttatttattttcttcctcccctacTATTGTTATAATCATCAGGCTTAAAATTAGTCCTATGATGGAGCACCTAAATGGTGGGAAAAGGAacccaaaaggaaaaaaaaaaataaaaaaacgataaaatCAAAATTTCACGTGGATATCTCTACACAGGTGAGCCTAATATagtatatgtgcacatagcaggctcttccttttcttacCAAATGGTAGTAACTAAGGTAAACACTGCCCAAAATAAGTAAGGAGCGCTCTTTTGACAGGCACTGGCTTTGTTAATCTTCGATGggcacggaaaaaaaaaaggttcaaTTGAACAAATAAACCACAGTAAGAGTCcatatttatacatgtacataagtATCGGCAGTTACCATCCGATTGCACACACCTGAATTGTCCCAAAGTATGTCCACAAAAAGCACACTAGCATTAAAAGAACTTCAGAGAGTAgctaaaaaaagaggatggAATGAGTTGTAAGGGAATTGAACAGGGGTCTCCACTGAATGAGAATCGGATGACAAAGATCCGGGGATCTCCATCGGGCACACATTTATAGAATGTGTGCCATGTTATTTATTCGTTAAAGCGCCTCCAGTTTATCACCCTCTTTCCGTTGAAAGGCTAATCGCACAAGCTTCACAAATTGTTACGCAGTACTATGCAATGCATAACACGTAAAAACCTACCCCTTTGTCTTCCTTTAACAAAACTTGAACTCTTTTTACaaaagaaaataagaaaaaactcTTCAGAAGGGAAGGAGCATGCCGTTTTTCGCAGATGAAAAAGGAGTATGGTATGCTCAAAAGTAGAatacatcaattttttaaaagttaatccaaaaaattaccaaTAATATTGCTCCTATGATCCATGTTCCTGTAGAACAGGCAAacataaggaaaaatattgtgcATACAGATTCGTTCGCTCACTGTGTATTGAAATGTGTATCACCCCTTCGCCGCTAattgttttcctttcttcAGCCCCCACTGTGTTTCGTTCCCTTCCCTCTCCCACATAAAACACATTTAGCAGTGTTCACAAATTTCACTTACGCAAATATCCATCGCAGCTAACGTTTACATCCAGTGCCAAGCTCGCTAGTAGTAGGATGTCCACAAATGCAATTACCAGGCGCACCACCGTTCcctaattaattatttatttgcaagttctttttcatttttccacaTAACATACTATTTTTGCTATTAACGCATAGCATGGTGAAGGTTTGgcgagcaaaaaaatgcgcaaatgcTTCAAgtgcgtgaaaaaaaacgacactTTTGTAATtcgaaacaaaaatgatgaactaCCGCTTCTACAAAACAAGTAGACAAAAATGGggtaaaataatataagtTAACTAAGAAGGAACTAGTgcgcgtgttttttttgttttttttttttttctttgcgacgttattaatatttttcccctttttgctcacCTCCCAAAAAATTCTGATTTTCAATCCTCAGATCGTCCGCGGTTTCCGTGAGGGCAGTCCTGTGGGcatattccatttttaaccaaaaaaaaggatgcaaCAAATTGATGGTAGATAGCAGGGCGAAACGCAGCTGAGTAACAAAAATGCGACacaaattttgtgaaaaattgcaaaaaatatgcgTAAAAATTGCGTATGtgtggaaaacaaaaattcatGTATCATGTATCACATTTTTGACGCATGATATGCAAACCCTATGGTTGAGTGAGAGACCCATATTTCCACACAAATGATTATTGCTTAACGCAACTGTTAAATTTGAAGTAAAATGTACctttaaaatgaaaggaaCCTTTAAAACCTTCTTTACGTTCCTCTGTTATCTTCCCAATtggggaatattttttttaaataatcgAATTGGgaacatatgtatatacaaaGCTGCAGAAAGGGCTGGTTCAAATGCCGCTGCTcatttgttcttctttttgttaaaattaagAGAATTTAGAAACCTTCCATTTGCAATTGGGAGACGCAATTAATTCGtccttccgtttttttttttttttttgcgcgcaGAACAGacaaaacacatttttacaaaacatAGACGAACTCTTTGATCATTTACACTGGAAAGggacaatttaaaaatgaaaggacAAAACATCAATTCGTTTTAGTGCTCCAGTTGTTAAAAATTACTTGATATAGGCGATAAAAATGACCTTCCCGTTTCCTTCAAAAATGCTCCAACACGTGTATActtacatgtgcacatgtttATATGTGCCTTATTAAATTTCCTAATTGGCCATTCATATGTTCTACTTTGCGCTGACATTCTTATTTTGAGACAATCAgcatttgctcatttgtttgCCTATTTATTTGCCGGCTTGTTTGCCTCCTTATTTGCCTCCTCATTTGCCTCCTCATTTGCttgttttcccctcctcaCAGCAACGCACACGAGCTCCATCTGCCCAAATTGCGCACTTAGAAGGTAATTACAAACGGGGTCACTTCTTAAGGGGATAAAGGGAAAGTTCCCGTAATCATGAGCTGCACTTTTACAATTTCCCATTAAACGAGAAGGCCTAGACCAAGGGCTGAGAAAGTGCTTGataaaaatgtggcaaaATTAAGTCAAAGGTCCcaataaaaaagggactcGGCAAATGTGTTCGCAAATTCtgagttttttcccctttaaaaaaggaacattaAACGAATAACaaacgaaggagaagaaaaagaagaagaaaaaaaaaattgttcaaatAATGGGCGCTCTATGTATGCAACGCCCTTCAAAGCAGCTATAGCTACAGTTATAGCTATAGTTACAGTtatagttataaaaaaaatgccgccATTAAAAACAGGTCGTGCTCGCACATCGCACATTCCTATTTTGATTTAACATGAAAGGGATCttaaaaatgcgaaaaaaaataaaaaaaataaaaaaaatcaaaacacGCAGCAACATTCCAAATGAttaattagaaaaatatttgtccGCAATCTTTGCAACTATTAACACTTGCCAGTTCCCCCCCTCTTCATTTGAAGTCAAAGTTTAACGACGCCCAGGAGTTGCCTGCTTGGCATACgcgtttgcttcttccgGCGCCGTCACTACCCCAAATGAACCATTAGCCGTACTGATGTTATTCGAACATTAACAATTGGTCAGCCGTATTATTTCCTATGATGATGgtgactttttttaatttttgtgaagTACACACGACGGACAAGGAACCCCAGAAACTTCTCAGTAGTTGTtgtgtctcctttttttttgggacaGTTCCTCCTGCTCGGCTTCTCTATTGCCATCgtttggccttttttttacgttcctCCCAAAATTACCATTTCTTAtggctccattttttccattttcgccATTCCCCCAATATCTGTTGCCAGTGTAAGCCTTGCTGAACATGAATTCACGTTGAGCCCCGCTACTCGCATTCATGTTggttttcaattttttctcagTTCCAGTGATATAATTTACTCgcgaaaatttttttctttctttaaaGAGACTTccgttattttttctgaatCCATTTGTGCTACTCTCAGAATTGGATGAGCTAAATATCTCGTGGTTTATGTCATTTTCACCATCCTTGCAGTTTTCCCCTTCCGTGGAATTCTTACCAATTTGAGAAAAATACGTATcaattattccttttatgtTTTCCTCTGTGGTGCTTCGGCCAAAATTTAGATCTAAATCGGAGTAATAATTTCTTGCaactgcattttttattaacgaATCCCAcattgcgtttttttctaaattttttttatttcctatgATCCATAAGCAATCCTTCGCTCTGGTAAGCGCCACATTTAATCTTCTTTCATCTTTTAAAAACCCGATATTATTTCCACGTTTATTATGTACCGATTTGAAGTCATTCTCAGCTTGCCCAAATTTCCGGTCCACGTTGAACCACTTCTTCGTGTGCAGCTCGTCAACACAGGAATCTTCCGAAGTGGCGTCGTCAAAAGGGGGGTCATCCAAACTGCGGTCACTATAACTACGATGACCTCCCCTTTTCCCACGTGGGTAGAAATTCCCACTTGCATTTTCTAATTCATCCCTGTTTCTAAACATTTCCAGCGCCTGACGATTTGAACGTACACATGAGAAAATGATGATGCTCTTTTCTCTCCCTTGAAATGCATCCACCGTGGAAACTTCCGGCGAGCTACTCAAAGGAAAATGATCTTCAAACATTCTTTTTATCAAATGCACTTGAGATAGGTAAGGACAAATAATTCCTATATCACTTAAGCTAAAATTCGCAGACAATTTGTAAAAACTAGGAATTGgattttcaccatttttgttACTAAAAAAGTGGTGAATGTATAATACTAATTTGAATATGAAATAGGCCTCCACATAATTAATGTACGACTTATGATATGTGGTGGACTCTATTCCCTCGATATtgataaatttataacaCCCATATAGATttaaataatgcaaataaaatgaaggcttgttcattaaattttcatcattttttatcaacCCTTTGTAAAAATACATGTTCGGGAAGCAGCATATTTCTTCTCTCATACGATACTGCACATTCAGCAAAACGTTTGGCGCATTACACAGTAGCAGCCTTTCAAAAAGTGATCTGCTGTACCCATATTTTGTACAATCAGACGAAAACGTGGTGGCTGGCAACTGCTTTGGATCTCCCaacataattacattttttatttttaatctgAAAGGTATTAAGCAACTTAATTCCACACACTGACAAGCTTCATCTATTATTAAGTATTCAAATTCTAAGTTTTCAATTACGGGAGATGCACTTCCCGATAGGGTGCTAAATATCACTTCACTTTCGAAAACCATATTGTCTTTATTACTATTTGCATAGAAGGAACCTATTTCCTTGTCCGTTTCTatcaatttttgttttttctcgtcaaagcattttttttctgctttcaGTTTTTCCAAACTCCATTCGTAATGAGAAAAAGATTCATTAAATAGGTATAgcaatttttctaaatattttatatccACATTGCTTATAATTTCTTCTGGAAAAAAGTCGTTtgcattttcaattttttcaagcGATGATGACTTAGATTTGGTTTCGTTAAAATCGAAGCAGTACTTCTTAGAATCGTTGTGATTTAATTTGCCTCTCACTTCTTCCACTCTGTCACATGTGTGATCTATCGCCTTAACACAAAGagatattttattctttttatcattaaaGCGCGTTTCGTACacgtttttttccatattttttctcttactAAATATGTAATCTAGCGAAATGGGTTGTATTTCTTCATGGGTCCTCTTCGATATACCTATTCGGATGCACTTAGGCGTGATGGTTTGTTTTGGGAAGTCCCTATCCCTAGTGTGGCTTTCCTCTGCATTCCCGCTTTTCGCTcttttgtgtgcattttgcgcgttcatcattttcttcatctttgGAACCGTTCCACTGTTAACCTGGCCGCCGCCCCAAAATAGGCCCATGTTGCTTCTGTTATTGCTGCTACCGTTGCTGTTACTGctgttgttgctgctgttgttgctgctgttgtTCCTACTGCTACTGCCgctgccccttttgccgcCACCTTGCGGGCCACCAATGCTggcaaaatttattaacCCATCATTTAGGATCCTCTTGGCAATCTCGTCGATCGCAGAATTGGAGGGGGAACAaaccaaaatttttttattgcaattTTCGCTCTGCTCATTATAAGCACaatccttcttttttttgggtagttctcttttttcctcacaATTCCTGTGATTAATAATTGCGTACAAAGCGGATATAATCCCAATAACCGTTTTCGTCTTGCCTGTGCCTGGTGGGCCTTGTATTAACGaaatgctatttttattcagGAAAACCATTTTAACGGCCTCTATTTGAGACGCAttcaataaattataatCTTTCATAACACTCAATATGTACTTTTCCATGGTGGATAAATTGCTTCTCCACATGTCCGCTCCCctattttcttcatccaaGCAACCGTTGCTAAAGGACCTCTTTTTGGTTTCCTTCAAGTTGCTATTACACAAGGTAGGGTTCAGAATTATGCTAAATAGGGAGGAGTTCCTACTCAAATAGACGCTCTGAAATTCTCTTATATTTGTCATTaagttacacaaaaaataggCATTAAACTTATTACACGTAAggcaatttaattttaatctattattttcatttcccgatattggggggaaaatgtCTTCATTAATTAACTTAACGTCGCACATGTTTTCCGTTTTATTCATCGAAAAATCTATCAACCCTATTAAATGTTTATTGTAttttaaaatctttttcaaattatgatACTTAACAGTCCCTTTGTCGTTATCCAACAAGACGTTTCTCTCACTTTCGAATGGAATTAGGGCAATCAAATCCATTGGCTTTAAGCTATCCGCGATTGCCGTGTTCTCATTTGCCAACGACATCTGCCATTCTATCCAGTAGgacgttttcttcttcgctaCCAAGTTCAGCACGTACTTGTGTGTACTGCCCGCCATTTTGTTGACGATGCAGCATCTACACTCTTCCAGCACCATTGGTTTAAAAAatctgcaaaaggggggaagaaacacaACGGGGTTGAACATGAAGGGTAATAAGGAAGACACACACCACGTACTACCTCATTTGGCAGatgaaatggcaaaattgggGCAACACTACGGTAGTCGCAGGCGTGGATGGGAAACATGCCCCGGCAATAGTCGAAGCATTTGGACAGGTTTGCGCACATTtcgtaggaaaaaaatgctgcacaTAACTGTTTGAGTTCTCTAGGAAACGTACCGCCACTGCTACACCGCCTCTGCAGCACCGCTTCTACTTCCCTTTGCCTCTCCTCCCTCACCTGTAGTATTCCTCCTCGCTCCTGAATCGCAGGGGGATCTCCTCATTAATGCACTTCTTGTACTTCCCAATGCTCTCCAAAGAGCTAAAGTCCCAATTGAGGAACTCCTGCAACATGACGTAGTACTTATTCATGCTATTCTCTGCCTCCAGCCTCTTTTCCTTCATctctttaaaatattcatgcTTATTATTCTTCGCATTTGTTTCGTTCAGTACGATGGCTCTCTTCTGCGTTTTGAAGGCAGCcgttttttctaaaatttttttggccctCTCCAAGGCTGCTTCCTTACTCATTTCCTCTGGCAAGTGGTCCAAATTAGGTTggctttcctttccttcagcttcttTGCATTTGCCATCCTTTGAACTTAGGCTGTTCGAGGGGGAGTGCGACCTGGACGCCGACCTGGACGCTACTCCTAGCGCTACTCCCAATGCTGCTTTCGGTGTCGATCTTGATCTCCCCGCTTCAAGCTCCTTCTCGTTGTTGCCCGTAAAGCCATCCGAGTTATGCTCCCGCCCGGGGCGCGAGATATGTTTGCAGCCGGGGTCGTTACTGTTCGCCAAGTTCGCCAGGTTCGCCAAATTCGCCGCGTTGGGGGCTGCacggaaggggaaaaaataaaacaaatacacatatatatatgcaaatgtgtgtatacatatatttgtatacaCATAGCCGCCTCAACACACGCGCGGACATGCCCCCCCGGGGACCATTCACCCAGCCGCCTAATATGATGAACCTACCCAGATACGCTGCGCCGCTTCCCTCTGTGGCCTCCAACCCTGTAACGAATATATCATTCTCTTTCTCCTTACCGATTAacatttgcttctttttagTAAACACTGCTTCATAATCGCAGGCATGAGTCAGTTGCTGGACATTTTTTGGCGTTGCCAAACTGTTCAATTTTAGTTTAAACTGGAGAAGACTATTCAAATCGTTTTCATGGCCATGCGGCACCTTATCTTTTGCCAGACCTATCAGTGCATCTAAAATGTTGCCCATGATTTCTTTCTGCCTTATTAACAATGATGCATTCGTTTCATGGTGACTAGGTGAGGACAAATTCGATTCgacaaaattgaagatgGTTAAAATTTGCACAGAGAGGCTGCCAAACTTTCTGAAGAATAATTCAGGTAGTATAACATCCGGGGGAAAAGGatccccttttgcataaaattttCTGATGAACAAAATccatgtggaaaaaaagttcaaaaaTAGTAGCAAGGAGTCTCTTGCGAAAATACGTATAGAATGCGTCTTGGACTTTATCGAAaaggtttttatttttatattaaaaacgATGAATATGATAATTTTCCACACATTGTCTACTATCAAATTAAGGATTCGCAGTAGGAACTGATCCGCTTTTCTCTTCTGCATATATTTCTGCACACATTCAATCGCAACATTTAGGTAAAACCAAGACTTGGAATTTACCAGCATGAAGCATTCTAGCACATCCAATTTTTCATCAAAATCGTTGCTTATGaaatgagttttttttaaatacaaaatCATTATGTTGCTAAACTGGAAGACTGACAGTAGAAAACTGTACATGTACCTTTTCGACTTGAAAAAATCCACTACGTAGCTTCTTAACATATAGTCATATTTatcaattattatattatacctTTTGTCTTCATTTTCCACATCTCTAATAATTACAATTGGCGGAGAGAAAATGccgcttttctttttgacTCTATTTAATCTGTATTCATCCTTCACGATATACTTCGTAATCAGGTCGAACGATTTTACCACATGCCTTCTAGTTTTCATACTTGCATTACTTAcgcatagaaaaaaaaaactgtgcaTGTAATTGTAAATCCCTTCTTCGTTCACTTTGCTCTTCGTGATTGACCTATTCATGAACACTTTGAACCTGCTTAACCCATTTGAGTTGGACCTCTCCGCTTCCTCTTTGTTAACATGGTGTAGCAAACCCCCCGTGGAGCCACCACTCCTATTATTTGTGCTGTTCCTATCCGGGGTAGCAGCAGTTGGTCCcttctttcctcccccctgttcATCCTCACAAAACGTGttactataaaaatagaGCATGTGCACATCCTTCATGCTCTTCGAATTTGAATCACTAGAATAATACACCTCATCATCTGATAATCCTTCGTCAAACAGCCCCTCTTCAGTTACCCCCTCCTCATACGTTCCGTCCTCAGATAGTTCTTCTTCATACGTTCCCGCCTCGGAGAGCTCCTCCTGTGCATCCTTAAGAGTAACCAAATCGTCATACATCAAATCTACGtaattttcaatatttttaattaggTTAAAAATCTTATTCAGAAAAGGAACAGAGGAATGCACCTTGGACTTATATATGCTATTCGAAATCAAGTGCGAAAAATACATAGCTGCGGAGAAGAAAACAGATCTGCACTTCTTgctcctctccttttttaattccttcaTGAACAGTTCTAAAATTTCGAAGACATTCATAAATAGCGCCTTATACTTTTCTATCTCCAAAAGGGACAACACCCTTTTTACAATGACGTTGATTAATTTTACAAGcaagacaaaaaaatactcAAACATGGTTTTCAAATCTAGAAAGGGGAAACCATCATCGCAGATGGACGCAATGTACTTCTTAACATCTTTCTGTTTATCGCTGAATATTATGTTTGTCGTTTTACCGGAATATTTGCTGTCCCTTATATTTGCCTTCAACAGGAGCAGGAGCAAAGTATTTACGTTCTTCCTCTCATCGTTCCTTTTCTGTTGGTCGGTGTGGAACTTCATGCCCATGAGCGAATCGAAGATTTCAAAAATGGTGTTCTTCTCCAGGGAATCCCGAATGGTCGAATCGGACAAAAGGGTTGACAAAACCTGCAAAGAGTGCACATAcggcaaaaagaaaaaaaaaagagagaaaaataatgtatatccTTTTCAGCAACGCGTGGAATGTCccacatttataaaaaaccaCAATCGCATGCGTACATATGGGCAAATCTTTATAACCCGCCTCGAATTACCTTAACTGCGTACAAACGGACGTAGTAATCCCTGTGGGTGATAAACTGCGGAAAGGAGTGCAAAACGATGCAATCAAAGGCGCTTCTCCTTTCTCTGAGacattttttgtacaaattttttgtatactCATCGACCTCGAACGAATTCATAAACATCCTTTTCGTCACGTCCAAAATGTTGTACACAATATTTATGCAAGAAAATGTAGTGGCTTcctcaaaatatttattcttcACATTGGTGTTTTTCGAAATGTACAATTTGGAACTTTTTACAAAGTGCAACAGCTtgaatattaaattaaacaGCTTATTAAttacttctttattttctgaAAATAGGATACCCAAGAAATAGTCATACGCGTCattctttgtaaaaaaggcCTTCAAGGATAAGCTCTCCAAATTATATTCATTCATATAAAAGGTCATACTGCGCTTATACTTCTGCAGAGTTGACTGCTCCGCTGACAAATTAGACGCTtccgttttgctcctccGCTTAATAAGGGATAGAAGATATATTGCACTGATTAAACACTGTATGTATTTCAAAATGTCATAttctgaaaattttttttgtaaaaaaaaattatcagtTTTTAGCGCATTCGGGCCGACATTCCCCTCAGGCAAACTCgtgtttatcattttaattatgcaaGCGTCTGCTAGCTTCACCCAGTAGGACAAAATAGatattatcaattttttatttgaatcatttaaaaagttgtCGTCATTTATGAAggtaaaatttataattttgaaaatgatcAGCTGGACAAAATTGTCCGCATATCTCAGCGCGTTCAGCATTAACGAGTAAAGGATAATTTTATCCTTCAGCACTTTTATTATGCTATTTTCCACTTCCCTATgttggaagaggaggaatatatgcacatacacatatgacTGCAAATTTTCCGTGATATTATAGC contains:
- a CDS encoding hypothetical protein, conserved (encoded by transcript PVX_121960A), with amino-acid sequence MEYAHRTALTETADDLRIENQNFLGEAGTVVRLVIAFVDILLLASLALDVNVSCDGYLRTWIIGAILLSFFLFSFVKRVQVLLKEDKGLLSEVLLMLVCFLWTYFGTIQINKASACQKSAPYLFWAVFTLVTTIWCSIIGLILSLMIITIGSFFVVRSKVE
- a CDS encoding hypothetical protein, conserved (encoded by transcript PVX_121965A), with amino-acid sequence MENQFNAKLECVTDFSLFEKLKKSIIKDNVNELYISSLRSILEKLKDPVVDTNHIICNHQYAEAVLFFYATLIIEKYEFVSIFCEDILSRNRFEDVVEKLKRIKVKHVESLSKIKKIIVENIDNCEKCLMIYYLLQKEFLEMMSMFTKNDESLINFVKREIFKFNFNRLFNKIICPVEYDKVDSVVLELMLNGGKIFQVNDNYQLETSQINQANLKLFTEKFLSLKNDSIYDIIKKYAPHESLVFLCNLVHMEFKKCKKLLTKVDGQMCKEISGPNDDLKNCKENEPEENWDSYNITENLQSYVYVHIFLLFQHREVENSIIKVLKDKIILYSLMLNALRYADNFVQLIIFKIINFTFINDDNFLNDSNKKLIISILSYWVKLADACIIKMINTSLPEGNVGPNALKTDNFFLQKKFSEYDILKYIQCLISAIYLLSLIKRRSKTEASNLSAEQSTLQKYKRSMTFYMNEYNLESLSLKAFFTKNDAYDYFLGILFSENKEVINKLFNLIFKLLHFVKSSKLYISKNTNVKNKYFEEATTFSCINIVYNILDVTKRMFMNSFEVDEYTKNLYKKCLRERRSAFDCIVLHSFPQFITHRDYYVRLYAVKVLSTLLSDSTIRDSLEKNTIFEIFDSLMGMKFHTDQQKRNDERKNVNTLLLLLLKANIRDSKYSGKTTNIIFSDKQKDVKKYIASICDDGFPFLDLKTMFEYFFVLLVKLINVIVKRVLSLLEIEKYKALFMNVFEILELFMKELKKERSKKCRSVFFSAAMYFSHLISNSIYKSKVHSSVPFLNKIFNLIKNIENYVDLMYDDLVTLKDAQEELSEAGTYEEELSEDGTYEEGVTEEGLFDEGLSDDEVYYSSDSNSKSMKDVHMLYFYSNTFCEDEQGGGKKGPTAATPDRNSTNNRSGGSTGGLLHHVNKEEAERSNSNGLSRFKVFMNRSITKSKVNEEGIYNYMHSFFFLCVSNASMKTRRHVVKSFDLITKYIVKDEYRLNRVKKKSGIFSPPIVIIRDVENEDKRYNIIIDKYDYMLRSYVVDFFKSKRYMYSFLLSVFQFSNIMILYLKKTHFISNDFDEKLDVLECFMLVNSKSWFYLNVAIECVQKYMQKRKADQFLLRILNLIVDNVWKIIIFIVFNIKIKTFSIKSKTHSIRIFARDSLLLFLNFFSTWILFIRKFYAKGDPFPPDVILPELFFRKFGSLSVQILTIFNFVESNLSSPSHHETNASLLIRQKEIMGNILDALIGLAKDKVPHGHENDLNSLLQFKLKLNSLATPKNVQQLTHACDYEAVFTKKKQMLIGKEKENDIFVTGLEATEGSGAAYLGRFIILGGWVNAPNAANLANLANLANSNDPGCKHISRPGREHNSDGFTGNNEKELEAGRSRSTPKAALGVALGVASRSASRSHSPSNSLSSKDGKCKEAEGKESQPNLDHLPEEMSKEAALERAKKILEKTAAFKTQKRAIVLNETNAKNNKHEYFKEMKEKRLEAENSMNKYYVMLQEFLNWDFSSLESIGKYKKCINEEIPLRFRSEEEYYRFFKPMVLEECRCCIVNKMAGSTHKYVLNLVAKKKTSYWIEWQMSLANENTAIADSLKPMDLIALIPFESERNVLLDNDKGTVKYHNLKKILKYNKHLIGLIDFSMNKTENMCDVKLINEDIFPPISGNENNRLKLNCLTCNKFNAYFLCNLMTNIREFQSVYLSRNSSLFSIILNPTLCNSNLKETKKRSFSNGCLDEENRGADMWRSNLSTMEKYILSVMKDYNLLNASQIEAVKMVFLNKNSISLIQGPPGTGKTKTVIGIISALYAIINHRNCEEKRELPKKKKDCAYNEQSENCNKKILVCSPSNSAIDEIAKRILNDGLINFASIGGPQGGGKRGSGSSSRNNSSNNSSNNSSNSNGSSNNRSNMGLFWGGGQVNSGTVPKMKKMMNAQNAHKRAKSGNAEESHTRDRDFPKQTITPKCIRIGISKRTHEEIQPISLDYIFSKRKNMEKNVYETRFNDKKNKISLCVKAIDHTCDRVEEVRGKLNHNDSKKYCFDFNETKSKSSSLEKIENANDFFPEEIISNVDIKYLEKLLYLFNESFSHYEWSLEKLKAEKKCFDEKKQKLIETDKEIGSFYANSNKDNMVFESEVIFSTLSGSASPVIENLEFEYLIIDEACQCVELSCLIPFRLKIKNVIMLGDPKQLPATTFSSDCTKYGYSRSLFERLLLCNAPNVLLNVQYRMREEICCFPNMYFYKGLIKNDENLMNKPSFYLHYLNLYGCYKFINIEGIESTTYHKSYINYVEAYFIFKLVLYIHHFFSNKNGENPIPSFYKLSANFSLSDIGIICPYLSQVHLIKRMFEDHFPLSSSPEVSTVDAFQGREKSIIIFSCVRSNRQALEMFRNRDELENASGNFYPRGKRGGHRSYSDRSLDDPPFDDATSEDSCVDELHTKKWFNVDRKFGQAENDFKSVHNKRGNNIGFLKDERRLNVALTRAKDCLWIIGNKKNLEKNAMWDSLIKNAVARNYYSDLDLNFGRSTTEENIKGIIDTYFSQIGKNSTEGENCKDGENDINHEIFSSSNSESSTNGFRKNNGSLFKERKKFSRVNYITGTEKKLKTNMNASSGAQREFMFSKAYTGNRYWGNGENGKNGAIRNGNFGRNVKKRPNDGNREAEQEELSQKKRRHNNY